Proteins encoded together in one Porites lutea chromosome 2, jaPorLute2.1, whole genome shotgun sequence window:
- the LOC140926653 gene encoding neurexin-4-like: protein MTNKNGVGVTIISHDSESRTIVDGYEDHGSYSRDINYTGASLSQLASLSNVSSHCEQFIKYECRNTVFWYEADPDGWWVSRDSTKMTYWGGASPGSGKCACGMTNSYAANGRCNCDANDDVWREDSGLLTDKTRLPVKQLRFGDTGGSDEKGYHTLGKFKCYGTA, encoded by the coding sequence ATGACCAACAAGAATGGAGTTGGTGTGACAATCATAAGTCACGACAGTGAGAGCAGGACTATTGTGGATGGATATGAAGATCATGGTAGTTACTCACGTGATATTAATTACACAGGAGCAAGTCTATCTCAGCTGGCCAGTCTCAGCAATGTCTCCTCACACTGCGAGCAGTTTATCAAGTACGAGTGTCGCAATACAGTTTTTTGGTATGAAGCCGATCCAGATGGatggtgggtgtcacgtgattCTACTAAGATGACCTATTGGGGTGGAGCATCACCTGGAAGTGGCAAGTGTGCATGTGGGATGACCAACTCATATGCAGCAAACGGTCGCTGTAACTGTGACGCGAATGATGATGTATGGCGTGAAGACAGCGGTCTCCTCACTGACAAGACAAGGCTTCCAGTAAAACAGCTCAGGTTTGGTGATACAGGTGGAAGTGATGAGAAAGGCTACCACACTCTTGGAAAATTCAAGTGTTATGGCACAGCATAA